One window of the Carnobacterium maltaromaticum DSM 20342 genome contains the following:
- a CDS encoding efflux RND transporter periplasmic adaptor subunit codes for MKKKWIVGIVIVVVAVIAIVVAINMSKPKQPVKSQSKDDGIDYFVVPDVDQVYINGAVTPDQTESFTKKEANDSEPDIKVNNGDVVDAGTVLFTYEDKLVTKEMEEGNRGINKGYTQRANAIAKRDRDLANVKAETMTDPETGETTTSDTTKEKNNISSQAQDTIDSIDQEIQALNEQVVAAAEKQYITTTAKFRGRVSIPEVKDASAPILRLTSEGFYVAGKVNEKDLSKIKLDQKADIKVVSNGNTVTGKISFIDDNPPDVASNNDASADASGGAAAGMSSYLVKLSLDSLEGIKNGYHVQATINLGDELIKIPTAAIRKDGAVNYVLVNDFGSVIRRELVLGEEDGKETTIQSGLESADKVIVSSKKEIKEGDILEGGEESVDSSNSGGPVVTAN; via the coding sequence GTGAAAAAGAAGTGGATAGTTGGGATTGTAATTGTCGTTGTTGCTGTCATTGCAATCGTTGTAGCAATAAATATGTCAAAACCTAAGCAACCTGTAAAGAGCCAAAGTAAAGATGATGGGATTGATTACTTTGTCGTTCCAGATGTTGATCAAGTTTATATTAATGGTGCTGTTACACCAGATCAAACAGAATCTTTTACTAAAAAAGAGGCAAATGATTCAGAGCCAGATATCAAAGTAAATAATGGTGATGTTGTCGATGCTGGGACAGTATTGTTTACGTATGAAGATAAGTTAGTCACAAAAGAAATGGAAGAAGGCAACCGAGGGATTAATAAAGGCTATACTCAGAGAGCCAATGCCATTGCGAAGCGTGATCGTGATTTAGCTAATGTTAAGGCTGAAACAATGACTGATCCGGAAACAGGAGAAACAACAACTAGCGATACAACAAAAGAAAAAAATAATATTTCAAGTCAAGCACAAGATACTATTGATAGCATTGACCAGGAAATTCAAGCTTTAAATGAACAAGTTGTCGCTGCTGCTGAGAAGCAGTATATTACTACAACTGCAAAATTTAGAGGTCGAGTGTCAATTCCAGAAGTCAAAGATGCAAGTGCGCCAATTTTACGTTTAACTTCGGAAGGCTTTTATGTAGCTGGAAAAGTAAATGAAAAAGATTTAAGTAAAATTAAATTAGATCAAAAAGCAGATATCAAAGTTGTCTCAAATGGAAATACAGTTACGGGAAAAATTTCATTTATTGATGATAATCCACCAGATGTAGCGTCAAACAATGATGCTTCCGCTGATGCTTCAGGAGGAGCGGCAGCAGGTATGTCTTCTTATTTAGTTAAGTTATCATTGGACTCTTTAGAAGGCATTAAAAATGGCTATCATGTTCAAGCTACAATTAACTTAGGGGATGAATTGATTAAAATACCAACAGCTGCGATTCGTAAAGATGGTGCAGTAAATTATGTATTAGTTAATGATTTCGGATCGGTAATTCGTCGTGAATTAGTTTTGGGAGAAGAAGATGGGAAAGAAACTACGATTCAATCAGGCTTAGAATCTGCTGATAAAGTTATCGTTTCTTCTAAAAAAGAAATTAAAGAAGGCGATATTTTAGAAGGTGGAGAAGAATCAGTAGATAGTAGCAACAGTGGTGGTCCAGTTGTTACAGCTAACTAG
- a CDS encoding ABC transporter ATP-binding protein: MTETNEKAPLIVLKDINKYFPVGKEKLRVLKSLDLTIEEGEFIMIMGKSGSGKTTLMNIIGFLDRISEGTYLFKGKDVSTLSENKKSEYRNEFFGFVFQQFFLIDSLNVMQNVELPMVYQGVKKSSEKHEKAKKYLELVGLGTKTKSKASELSGGQQQRVAIARALVNDPLLIMADEPTGALDSETGREIMETLKKLNEEGKTIVMVTHDADMTKYATRVVHMKDGLFVEEEVHQ, from the coding sequence ATGACTGAAACAAATGAAAAAGCGCCTTTGATTGTTTTGAAAGATATTAATAAATATTTTCCAGTTGGAAAAGAAAAACTCCGTGTGCTAAAATCGTTGGATTTAACAATTGAAGAAGGCGAATTTATCATGATTATGGGGAAATCTGGTAGTGGGAAAACAACATTAATGAATATTATTGGATTTCTAGACCGGATATCAGAAGGAACATATTTATTTAAAGGCAAAGATGTTTCAACATTATCAGAGAATAAAAAATCTGAGTACCGCAATGAATTTTTTGGGTTCGTTTTTCAACAATTTTTCTTAATTGATTCATTAAATGTTATGCAAAATGTCGAATTGCCAATGGTCTATCAAGGCGTGAAAAAAAGTAGTGAAAAACATGAAAAAGCAAAGAAATATTTGGAACTTGTTGGATTAGGAACAAAAACAAAATCAAAAGCTTCTGAACTATCTGGTGGTCAACAACAAAGGGTAGCAATTGCCCGAGCGTTAGTCAACGATCCATTGCTAATTATGGCAGATGAACCAACGGGAGCATTAGATAGTGAAACAGGTCGTGAGATTATGGAAACACTAAAAAAATTAAACGAAGAAGGCAAAACCATTGTGATGGTTACCCATGATGCGGATATGACAAAATATGCGACTCGTGTTGTGCATATGAAAGATGGACTCTTTGTTGAGGAAGAGGTGCACCAATGA